The DNA sequence CTTATAAGCTTTTCTCAAACATGCAGAAGGATGGTGTGGATTTTGATTTGCAACCGAATGAGTATACTTTCGGTAGCTTGGTACCTGCCTGTTGTTCTTTGGCTGATTCTGGTTTGGTTTTGCTTCAGCAAATGCTGAGCAGGGTCAGTAAAGCTGGATTTTTACAGGATTTGTACGTAGGAAGTGCTTTGGTTAGTGGATTTGCGAGGGTTGGATTAGTCGATTACGCTAGGAAGATTTTTGAGCAGATGGGTGAGAGGAATGTAGTTTCGATGAATGGGTTGATGGTTGGACTGGTGAGGCAGAAGCGAGGAGAAGAAGCCACTCAAGTTTTCAtggagatgaaggacttggttggaataaatattgattcgCTTGTGGTTCTTTTAAGTTCATTCactgaattttctgttttagaGGAAGGGAAAGAAAGGGAAGAGAGGTTCATGCATATGTAATTGCAACTGGTTTGATTAACAGCAAGGTTGCAATAGAGAATGGGCTTGTAAATATGTATGCTAAATGTGGTGCTATTGATGATGCTTGTTCAGTTTTCAGGCTCATGGTAGACAGAGACTTAATATCATGGAACTCTCTGATCTCTGGTCTCGACCAGAATGAGCGGTTTGAAGATGCAGTAATGAAGTTCTGTGAAATGAGAAAATCTGAGTTGAAGCCTTCAATTTTCACATTAATTAGTGCTTTGAGTTCGTGTGCAAGCTTGGAGTGGATCATGATGGGACAGCAAATACATTGTGAAGCACTTAAATTGGGACTTGATTTGGAtgtttcggtttcaaatgctcTTCTTGCATTGTATTCCGACACAGGGTGTCTTAATGAATCCCGgaatgttttcttcttgatgcAGGAGTATGACCAAGTGTCGTGGAATTCCATAGTTGGGGCTTTAGCTAGTTCAGAGGCTTCAGTTTTTGAAGCTGTAGAATATTTATTGGAAATGATGCGATCTGGATGGGAACTTAATAGAGTAACATTTATTAGCATTCTTTCAGCAGTTTCATCTCTCTCACTTCATGAGCTAGGCCAGCAGATTCATGCTGTAGTCTTAAAATACAATGCGGCAAAGGACTGTGCTATTGAGAATGCGCTTATTGCTTGCTATGGAAAGTGTGGACAGATAGAGGATTGCGAGAAGATATTTTCTAGAATGCCTGAAAGAAGGGATGAAGTAAGTTGGAATTCCATGATTTCTGGATACATACATAATGAGCTCTTGCCCAAGGCCATGGATTTGGTCTGGTTTATGATGCAGAGGGGTCAGAGATTAGACTCTTTTACTTTTGCTACTGTTCTGAGTGCTTGTGCTTCAGTTGCAACATTAGAGCGTGGGATGGAAGTTCATGCTTCTGCTATAAGAGCTTGTTTGAAATCTGATGTTGTAGTTGGGAGTGCACTTGTCGACATGTATTCAAAGTGTGGAAGGATTGATTATGCTTCAAGATTCTTCAAGTTGATGCCAGTAAGGAATGTGTATTCCTGGAATTCATTAATATCAGGATATGCTCGCAATGGAGATGGACAGAAAGCTCTGAGGCTTTTCACACAAATGAAGCAACAAGATCAGCCACCAGATCATGTTACCTTTGTTGGGGTCCTATCAGCTTGTAGCCATGCAGGGCTCGTGGATGAAGGGTTTCAGCATTTCAATTCCATGAGTAAAGTACATGGACTGGCTCCTAGGATGGAGCACTTTTCATGTATGGTTGATCTTCTTGGAAGGGCAGGAAAAATTAATATGATAGAGGACTTCATAAAAAAAATGCCGTTGAAGCCTAATGTGCTTATTTGGAGGACAGTTTTAGGGGCTTGTTGCCGAGGCAATGGTTGTAACACAGAGCTAGGCAGGATGGCTGGTGAAATGCTATTGGAGTTGGAACCCCAAAATGCTGTGAACTATGTGCTTCTTGCTAACATGTATGCTTCTGGTGGGAAGTGGGATGACGTGGCAAAGGCTAGGATGACAATGAGAAAGGCAGCAGTGAAGAAGGAAGCTGGGTGCAGTTGGGTCACCATGAAAGATGGAGTTCATGTTTTTGTAGCTGGGGACAAATTACACCCAGAGAAAGATTTGATATATGAAAAACTGAAGGAACTTAACAAGAAAATGAGGAATGCTGGATATGTGCCTGAAACAAAATTTGCACTATACGATCTCGAACTGGAGAACAAGGAAGAACTCCTGAGTTATCACAGTGAAAAGCTTGCTGTTGCATATGTTCTTACTCGCCAGTCACAGTTGCCTATAAGGATTATGAAAAACCTTCGGGTTTGTGGTGACTGCCACACTGCCTTCAAATACATATCAAATATTGTTGGCCGGCAAATAGTATTACGCGATTCAAACAGATTTCATCACTTTCAAGATGGCAAGTGTTCTTGCGGGGATTTCTGGTAATTTATTACTCCGTACTAATTGGGACTTTGATCATGATTCATAATGTCATCCTTTTGATTTGGGTGGCATTGATGTAAGATATGAGACACTTGACTGAAGCGGCTGAACAGTATGGAACTATACCAAGTGAGTTTATCAACCTATCTAGCTGACACTTCAGTAGTAGCTTATATTCTTTTGGTCAACAAATTCAAGCTACATGTTACTGAGAAATAACCATTGCTAATATCATAACCTATTTCTTTTAATACATGAGACTCCGTTAGTCTTCTCCCATCTTGTTGATTTTCTACAGCGTTCTTCAAGGGTCTTGGATGTGCATGTCTTCTGTCTTGATTCAGTGTGTAATAGTATTAGACATGGTTTGTTGGCTTTCCTGGTTATGAACTTTCCTCGTTCAAATGCTAACTGCTAAGTTCTACTTGAAGTGAATGGGGATTTTTATTTGATTCTTCTGCGAATGGTATCATGAACAAACAATACATCTGATAAAAATGAAAGGGTTTCAAGTATCAAATTTTGCCTGAAATCACAAACTTCAACTGTTTTTGTCTAACTTTTAGAGCAATTCCAACCAATTACTTGCCACACTATCAACTCCAACAGTTACTTTTTCACAAGAAATTCAGCTATAATGATTTAGTATTGATGGTTgaccattttattttatttttggacaCATAGTTACTATCGATGCTAGCTCAGATTGACATTTTTATATTTGTATGCAGCTAGCCTGCAATCACCTGCTGGATGTCAGCACAATGCAAATGTCTCCACGTCAAAAATTTGGTGGTTGAGGTCTGTCACTTCCTAAAATCCAACATCTCCTCCCTATATAAATTCGACACTCTACAGATCCTCAATAAGTTCATTCCTATACTACAAGAAACAAGTCCTTAAGGACAAGGAGATGACATAACGTGGTTAGAGCTATGAAGGTGAATGTTGTGATATTGGTCTTTGTTATAGCACTGGCAGTGGTAATGTTACGTGGAACAGAAGCTGAAAAATACAGGGTTGGAGGCAACTTGGGTTGGACTATCCCTCCTGGTGGCGCTGCCACTTATGCTTCATGGGCTTCAAAGTACACCTTCAAAGTTGACAAGGATCTTATAGCATTGGCAGCAGCAATGTTAAGTGCAACAGAAGCTAGAAAGTATAGAGTCGGAGGCGACTTGGTTGGACTATCCCTCCCAGCGGCGCTGCCTCTTATGCTTCATGGGCTTCAAAGTACACCTTCAAAGTTGACGAGGATATTATAGCATTGGCAGCAGCAATGTTAAGTGCAACAGAAGCTAGAAAGTATAGAGTCGGAGGCGACTTGGGTTGGACTATCCCTCCCAGCGGCGCTGCCACTTATGCTTCATGGGCTTCAAAGTACACCTTCAAAGTTGACAAGGATCTTCTAGGTACACTAGTATACAATATGTAACTTTGAATTTTGAACTTAACTATTAcattttccatttttgtggcgATGAAGATCTATTTtgatatggttgcttttgttttctgcAGGGTTCGACTTCAAAGCAGGAAAAAATGACGTGATTGTAGTCACAAAGGAGAATTTCGACATCTGCAACACCACGAAACCATTATATCAATACAAGGGTCCAGTATTTCCTAGAGCTGCCATTTCCGGCACATATTATCTCACTTTCAGCTTCGCGGGGCACTGTGCCAAGGGCCAAAAGGTAGCCATCTATTTTGCACCCTAGCCTCTTCAAACCTGCTACCTAGTCCAAGTCCAAGCCCAAGCCATAGTTCAAGTGCTTCGGATGAATCTGCGGTGACAGAGCACCTGAAAATAAGGATGATGACATGAAGTTGCCGGTATTTCATGGCACTGACCACAGCAACGGAATTCATTTCCTCATAGCTAGTAATAGTAAACTAATTTTGGATCGTGTCGCCTATGAATAACTAGTGTACCTAGCTAGTGCATGTTATATAAGAAAGCCTTAAcgaagttcatgtaagagttaaaTCAGTAGATTCAGCAGCTCAACCCTGCAAATAAATTCAACTTGGTTTGAACGTCATCATATCATACATATTCACCTAGCGTTCTAAAGTCTAAACAAATATGCAAGCAGTTTTGGAGTTTCTCAATGTTCTCTGGCCTTTTGATCCCAAACAGTTGATATCTTGAGGTTGAAAAGAGAGTTGCTGTTTCTGCTATAGAGAGTTCATCGCTGTTAacgtgatgatgatgatcgttCACTTTTGAATTTATTGAAGCTTTATGAAGGTTATATTATACACAACCAAGTGACTATCAAGTGAAAAACATTAATGTTATTGTAGAAGAAGCAAAgacatttttccttttcttcaccTCAATTATGTGTCATCAATCCCACCAAAAAAATATTCATGTAGCgcatacaatatatatatatatgcacttttGTTTCATGTATTTCATGGTTGGTTTATTGATATTTGTTTGCaatttattaaaatttcctTGTCCTTTGGCAAAATATATCttattgttcaaggaaaacctaatttgtgtttagcccaaactctaggttacttgacctaatggtaataggatttaattagaaggattagaatcctaatcaatgtagaattactttccttgtatgattgagattctatgcattgtaatcctctatataaagatgccataatcaatgagaatacacagcaaatttctctcaaattcagtttctctacaacacgttatcagcacgaagccctaaccctgaaatcctaaattcgtagccttcaaatcccagaaaccaccgccgcccaccttgaagatctcaactccaggagtccagaaccggcggccccaccccctgaaccggccggcaaaccaccgaaccggccaccggaagtagcaaaagtccctctgcccggttcaaagccttcctcaccacctcctgcagccatactcgaCCACCTGCAGCGTCTACACCCCAGTAACCCGGAACCGGAAATTTCATCACCGGAACTGGCCAAAATTCCACCGAACCCGCCACCTGAATCTTCCTaacctgaaccggcagaaagaagaaagagaaaaaaaaaaaaaaaaaaaaaaaagagggaggaGGAGGCCCCAGCCCAAGCCCACTTGCTGCAGCCCAAGCCccaagcccaaaaaaaaaaagttgaccCTACGTGCCAAGCCGCCAAGCCTCTCTGCCACGTCATCTCCgaactgccacgtcagcaactcgGTCAACGATCagtcaaccctccggtcaacacttttccggccactttcggtaacttttccggcgatttttccgGGTAGCTATAGTAACTTTCCTACTGCTACAGTAACTTCCGGCGacattttttctaaaagttcccatttttgaagtttttttttaatttaatttcttcttcttttctcggggacttccaaaatctcttctcctacccccctttctctacataggggagaccaaaagccaaactgtgggggttcgtgctcactccaagcttggagcttgtagagtcctccaaacttagagtttgttaaaaagaaaacgatcgaccacatacatcgttgtttcgatctaatccaaaacccctcttggaatcggattttcttagaagcgactacgctcagaaaattcctaatttcttggaagcgactacgctcagaaatttaatagtttttcgtggtagccttttcgctccgaaactaaccctaatcttgtgttgtttttcaggatgagttacctgaacaagttgaactttgttccactcgagacaactggcgctggataccataggtgggtccgaggtgtgcgccaacatcttaaggctgatggacttctggaaaccatccaagagcctagtcagaacgtgctctccattgagcaagctactgcttttgaagcaaaacaagctaaagccataattctcatgacaaggcacatgaatgacgcgctccaaaatgaatacctcaacgaggaagacccaagaaagctatgggtagaacttgagcagcgatttggcaacgttcgtgactccctgcttcctgatttagaagtgcgatggcatagcctccgattttgtgatttcaagtctgtgcttgattataactcggaagctcttcgtatcaagtctctgatggagtattgtggccaagccataactgatacgatgttgatcgagaagactctctctaccttccccgtctctgcactgatgatttcaaagaattatcggattgatgtaaatgcaggacgtatcacaaggtttcatgagctcattggcgccatgaacgtagctgaaaagcacgataatatccttgtgaagaactataatactagacccgtgggaactaagcctattccggagtctaactatagtcgcgcccccaatggaggacgcaaggagcgaaaccctaagagtagggacaattctggacattctggtccatatgttcgccctaaagaggaaggaaatcgccaagagagacgtgcacggaa is a window from the Rosa chinensis cultivar Old Blush chromosome 2, RchiOBHm-V2, whole genome shotgun sequence genome containing:
- the LOC112187119 gene encoding early nodulin-like protein 1, which codes for MLSATEARKYRVGGDLGWTIPPSGAATYASWASKYTFKVDKDLLGFDFKAGKNDVIVVTKENFDICNTTKPLYQYKGPVFPRAAISGTYYLTFSFAGHCAKGQKVAIYFAP
- the LOC112187117 gene encoding LOW QUALITY PROTEIN: putative pentatricopeptide repeat-containing protein At5g09950 (The sequence of the model RefSeq protein was modified relative to this genomic sequence to represent the inferred CDS: inserted 1 base in 1 codon), with product MYYILPNEVHNIYYILPKRKHEGRKHITLLHYNTMFRSFFIAGLPSPTHKAKLRRSSHPAFTSLTASPLLSNSLHHTNQSSPPHIETQTPHSNATYGYLLNRFKDSRTSNEAETFHLRIFKHGFTQDLFLCNTLINVYVKIGALANARKLFDEMPDKNSVTWACLISGYARSGVPEEACGQFKRMVCDGFVPSVYAFGSVLRACQELGPCKLKFGMQVQGLLSKMHDSDVLLANVLMSMYGRCLGSADDAYRAFCEIKFRNLVSWNSIISVYCQRGDAVFAYKLFSNMQKDGVDFDLQPNEYTFGSLVPACCSLADSGLVLLQQMLSRVSKAGFLQDLYVGSALVSGFARVGLVDYARKIFEQMGERNVVSMNGLMVGLVRQKRGEEATQVFMEMKDLVGINIDSLVVLLSSFTEFSVLEEXERKGREVHAYVIATGLINSKVAIENGLVNMYAKCGAIDDACSVFRLMVDRDLISWNSLISGLDQNERFEDAVMKFCEMRKSELKPSIFTLISALSSCASLEWIMMGQQIHCEALKLGLDLDVSVSNALLALYSDTGCLNESRNVFFLMQEYDQVSWNSIVGALASSEASVFEAVEYLLEMMRSGWELNRVTFISILSAVSSLSLHELGQQIHAVVLKYNAAKDCAIENALIACYGKCGQIEDCEKIFSRMPERRDEVSWNSMISGYIHNELLPKAMDLVWFMMQRGQRLDSFTFATVLSACASVATLERGMEVHASAIRACLKSDVVVGSALVDMYSKCGRIDYASRFFKLMPVRNVYSWNSLISGYARNGDGQKALRLFTQMKQQDQPPDHVTFVGVLSACSHAGLVDEGFQHFNSMSKVHGLAPRMEHFSCMVDLLGRAGKINMIEDFIKKMPLKPNVLIWRTVLGACCRGNGCNTELGRMAGEMLLELEPQNAVNYVLLANMYASGGKWDDVAKARMTMRKAAVKKEAGCSWVTMKDGVHVFVAGDKLHPEKDLIYEKLKELNKKMRNAGYVPETKFALYDLELENKEELLSYHSEKLAVAYVLTRQSQLPIRIMKNLRVCGDCHTAFKYISNIVGRQIVLRDSNRFHHFQDGKCSCGDFW